The genomic segment CTGACCAGATACGCGTTCACGACGAGAGGTATGAAGAAGACTGGCAGAGCCACGGGGAGCCCTCCGAATACGGGACCCAGACTCACGATGTACTCGAAGCTTCCGTACGGGAACCCGGTTCTGAGACCCACGAACTCTACGGCGTAGGTATATACCGTGAGTGCCCCGAGACCGCCTACTGCCTTCCTGTCGATGAGGGGCTCCAAGCCCGAGACGAGGGGAAGTCTCATCACGAGGGTACCGAGGAGTATCAATAGGGGATTGAACCGGAGTACTTCGGGAAGAAGTCCCTCAGCCGATCCCACGAAGGCTAAGGCTCCCATCACGGGAAACACGACCGAGATGACGAACCTGTTCTCCGAGACTACCTCTTCGAGCCTATACATCGGGTAGTCGGAGTAGACCCGCGAGGGTTAAAACCATTCCCACGAGGCTGTTTATGTAAGGGTAGTACCAGTATGCCTCCGAGTCGGTGAGGTTCGAGACGTAGAAAGCCGTGGAGAGTACGGGGTAGACGAGGATCACCCCTCCGAGACGCGAGTTCCAGACGCCGACGGTTACAGCCGACAGAAGCCAGACAGCCGTACAGTAGACGTAGGTTCGGCGTCTCCCGAGAAAGGTCGCGGTCGTCCGTATACCCGCACGTCTGTCGGGCTGTATGTCGGGTATCGCCGAGAAGGTGTGCATAGCCATAGTCCAGAGCCATCCCCCGGCGACGGTCAGAGCGGGGGGATACTCTCCCGCGACGGCGACGTGGCTCACGACGAACGGGAGTATGTAGAGACCGTTCGACAACGAGTCGAGGAAGGGCTTCGTCTTGAACCTCAGAGGCGGTGCGCTGTAACCCACGCTCAGGAAGACGAAGGCTGCCATAACGGGAGATCCGAGAGCCACCGTGAGACCGACTGTTACGAGGAGCGACACACCCACGACTGCGTCGACCCATCTCGACCGTCTGTATACCGACTCCTTGGCTTCTTTCTTCGGGTTCTCCTCATCTATCCCCCTGTCGAAGTAGTCGTTGACACCGTAGAGCATCACGTTCGCGGGTATCAGGAAGTAAAGGACGAGGAAAGCCGGCGTCGGACTGAGGAGGTCGTCTACCGAGTTTCCACCTAAGACGGCACCGAGAACCGCGGGACCCGCGAGATAGAGCCAGAAACGAGGACGCGAGAGCCTGAGAAGGTACCTGAGACCGTCGAATACGTTCCCGGATTCCAGTCCCATTCGGGTCACCCGATGTCGTTCTCGACCTTCTCGGCTACGTGTTCTCCGCTTATGAGACACATCGGCATCCCTATTCCCGGGTTGGTGTACTGACCGACGTAGTAGAGACCCTCCATCTTCTTCGATCTCTGCTTGGGTCTCAGAACCGATGTCTGCCTGAGGGTGTGGGCTATTCCGAGTGCGGTACCGTTGTAGCTGTTGTACCTACTCTGAAACTCCTCGCCCGCGAAGATCCTCTCGTACTCTATGCTGTCTCTGAGTTCGACGCCGGTGTTCTCCTCTATGTCGTCTATGACCGCGTCACGGAACCCCTGCCTCTCGTCGTCTGTCAGGCTGAGTTCGGCGGCTATCGGGACGAGGACGAATATCGCCGACTTGCCCTCGGGCGCGACGGTGTCGTCGGTACGTGTCGGGTTACAGATATAGTAGGCGGGATTCTCGGGAAGAGACGGATCGCCGAATATCGACTCGAAATGCGGATTCCAGTTCTCGGGAAGCACGAGAGAGTGGTGTTCGAGTTCGGGAAGCTCCTTATCGACTCCCAGGTAGACCAGAAAAGCCGACGGCGCGTAAGTCCTTGAGTCCCAGTAGTCGGAGTCGTGGGTCGTGTACTCGTCGGGTAGAAGCTGTGTCTCAGTGTGGGCGTAGTCGGCGTTCGAGACGACGGCGTCACAGTCTATACTTCGGTCTTCGGTATCGACTACGACCTGACCGTCTGAACGGTCTATCGTGGTTACCTCCTCTCCGAGAGAGAAATCGACTCCCTCCTCCTCGGCGAGCTCTCTCAGAGCCTCCATCACCGAGTAGATGCCTCCCTCGGGGTAG from the Candidatus Afararchaeum irisae genome contains:
- the crtI gene encoding phytoene desaturase family protein → MATEDGSRESDADVVVVGGGIGGLSASAFLSKKGYRVELVEKNASVGGRASVFEEDGFRFDMGPSWYLMPDVFDRFFGKFGRETEEYYSLNRLDPNYRIFFKDGDRVDVPASPDEAARLFESYEEGAGEAFRRYLEKSEETYEIGMNEFVLEDRNRIRDYLSLDVLRNARGISLLKKMQDHVEEYFENPKLQQITQYTLVFLGGAPYNTPALYSLMSHVDFNMGVYYPEGGIYSVMEALRELAEEEGVDFSLGEEVTTIDRSDGQVVVDTEDRSIDCDAVVSNADYAHTETQLLPDEYTTHDSDYWDSRTYAPSAFLVYLGVDKELPELEHHSLVLPENWNPHFESIFGDPSLPENPAYYICNPTRTDDTVAPEGKSAIFVLVPIAAELSLTDDERQGFRDAVIDDIEENTGVELRDSIEYERIFAGEEFQSRYNSYNGTALGIAHTLRQTSVLRPKQRSKKMEGLYYVGQYTNPGIGMPMCLISGEHVAEKVENDIG
- a CDS encoding prenyltransferase — its product is MGLESGNVFDGLRYLLRLSRPRFWLYLAGPAVLGAVLGGNSVDDLLSPTPAFLVLYFLIPANVMLYGVNDYFDRGIDEENPKKEAKESVYRRSRWVDAVVGVSLLVTVGLTVALGSPVMAAFVFLSVGYSAPPLRFKTKPFLDSLSNGLYILPFVVSHVAVAGEYPPALTVAGGWLWTMAMHTFSAIPDIQPDRRAGIRTTATFLGRRRTYVYCTAVWLLSAVTVGVWNSRLGGVILVYPVLSTAFYVSNLTDSEAYWYYPYINSLVGMVLTLAGLLRLPDV